A part of Branchiostoma floridae strain S238N-H82 unplaced genomic scaffold, Bfl_VNyyK Sc7u5tJ_1499, whole genome shotgun sequence genomic DNA contains:
- the LOC118407931 gene encoding peptidoglycan-recognition protein SC2-like, with translation MKLLSLILVVVPACVLGQSACDRLSMVSRAGWGALPPRKTTSLSHPTPKVVIHHSDRYLRHLFNWGGYSDQEEYMDRVREIQTSHMNDRDPPYDDIGYNFLIDGYGNVYVGRGWDNKGSHTPCCNSIAIGINFLGYFEDDLPTSAALEAGKNLIACGVAMGKIRRGYVLNCHSDLGSSSGDTDCPGAALCRYAKGHFAGL, from the exons ATGAAGCTTCTGTCCCTGATTCTCGTTGTTGTCCCGGCTTGTGTCCTGGGTCAGTCCGCCTGTGACCGACTGAGTATGGTCAGCAGGGCCGGCTGGGGCGCACTCCCTCCCAGGAAAACCACTTCACTCAGCCACCCGACCCCAAAGGTTGTGATCCACCACAGTGACAGGTATTTGAGGCATCTGTTCAACTGGGGAGGGTACAGCGACCAGGAAGAGTACATGGACAGGGTGAGGGAAATCCAAACCAGCCATATGAACGACAGGGACCCGCCATATGACGACATTGGTTACAACTTCCTTATCGACGGGTACGGTAACGTGTACGTGGGGCGTGGATGGGACAACAA AGGCTCACACACGCCCTGTTGTAACTCCATCGCCATCGGCATCAACTTCCTCGGGTACTTCGAAGATGACCTCCCGACTAGTGCAGCTCTGGAGGCCGGGAAAAACCTGATCGCCTGCGGGGTGGCGATGGGGAAGATCAGGAGGGGATACGTCCTGAACTGTCACTCCGATCTCGGGTCCAGCAGTGGGGACACAGACTGTCCTGGGGCAGCTCTCTGCCGCTACGCTAAGGGACACTTCGCTGGCCTGTAG
- the LOC118407918 gene encoding D-alanyl-D-alanine carboxypeptidase-like, translated as MTSPDLQQRLQDLDTFIQNLMTCESRPVVGLTVSVVKDGQTIFAQGYGQRDLQTGQAVDNRTLFGVGSISKSFTSALLAAILGEREDVSWNTVLTDILGPSFRFRDQFRTEEATLRDLLAHKIALENPWYVAVIMGQDIDRSDFARRMRYYREIYPFRTTFRYNDVMYTLAAHVAEKLAGKPFETLLRERILQPLGMNDTVYLAEALEAGDFSNFAQTYLSYNRSGESEMRSREEYRSVKLHLPAAGVVSNALDMARYMKFHLSGGRDTAGRLVVPEDTLRQTQTASSVMSSYWDKVEPYWPVEAWLTQGYGMGLSTGSYRGYRRVYHRGSMVGFTSLLSLYPSASGGVFTSMNGPTTTADNIHDVIHYQVADILTGKDHWLNSTTACTYPAPWWATLQARSTAVPKISDNFPRDKLDYEGVYGNHATGNLTISLNTTDNKLYFSLGLIGRGLVLPTESANQILFRAEGPLEYIPTIVADVEVKNGEIFSLSLQSYPPEPPVLFERGLKLTDPDPTEPEWDDCTGVSGSPDRTASSNTFAFLLFLAYMFTV; from the exons ATGACCAGCCCGGATCTACAGCAGAGGCTACAGGATCTCGACACTTTCATCCAGAACCTGATGACATGTGAGTCCAGGCCTGTAGTCGGACTGACCGTGTCCGTGGTCAAGGACGGTCAGACCATTTTCGCCCAGGGGTACGGCCAAAGGGACCTGCAGACGGGACAAGCTGTGGACAACAGGACTCTCTTCGGAGTCGGCTCCATCTCCAAGTCCTTCACCTCAGCCCTGTTAGCGGCCATTCTCGGGGAGAGGGAAGACGTGAGCTGGAACACCGTCCTGACGGACATCCTGGGGCCGTCCTTCAGGTTCAGGGACCAGTTCCGTACCGAAGAGGCGACCCTACGAGACCTTCTAGCCCACAAAATCGCACTGGAAAACCCATGGTACGTCGCCGTAATAATGGGACAAGACATCGACAGATCAGACTTTGCAAG ACGAATGCGGTACTACAGGGAGATCTACCCATTCCGCACCACCTTTCGTtacaatgacgtcatgtacACGCTGGCCGCTCACGTCGCCGAAAAGCTCGCCGGAAAACCCTTTGAGACCCTCCTGCGAGAACGAATCCTACAGCCACTGGGGATGAACGACACAGTGTACTTAGCCGAGGCACTTGAAGCTGGAGACTTCTCAAACTTCGcccaaacgtacctgtcctatAACAGAAGCGGCGAGTCGGAGATGCGCAGTCGTGAGGAAtacag GTCTGTCAAGTTGCATCTTCCAGCAGCAGGCGTGGTGTCCAACGCCTTGGACATGGCCCGGTACATGAAGTTCCACCTCAGCGGGGGGAGGGACACGGCCGGTCGCCTGGTGGTCCCGGAGGACACCTTACGGCAGACCCAAACCGCGAGCTCCGTCATGTCCTCGTACTGGGACAAAGTCGAACCGTACTGGCCAGTAGAAGCGTGGCTGACGCAGGGATATGGAATGGGTCTGTCTACCGGCTCCTATAGAG GCTACAGACGAGTTTATCACCGTGGATCTATGGTGGGCTTCACATCTCTGCTGTCCCTGTATCCCTCCGCGTCAGGGGGCGTATTCACCTCCATGAACGGTCCAACCACAACGGCCGACAACATCCATGACGTCATCCACTACCAGGTCGCAGATATTCTGACAG GAAAGGACCACTGGCTGAATTCTACCACAGCCTGCACGTATCCTGCACCCTGGTGGGCGACACTACAGGCCAGGAGCACAGCCGTCCCTAAAATCTCGGACAACTTCCCGCGAGACAAACTTGACTACGAGGGTGTCTATGGCAACCACGCGACGGGCAACTTGACCATCAGTCTGAACACGACCGACAACAAGTTATACTTCAGTCTTGGTCTTATCGGACGTGGTCTAGTTCTCCCTACCGAGTCTGCTAACCAAATTCTCTTTCGGGCTGAAGGACCGTTAGAGTATATCCCCACTATTGTTGCCGACGTAGAAGTCAAGAATGGCGAGATATTCTCTTTATCGCTACAAAGCTATCCTCCCGAACCGCCTGTACTGTTCGAGCGAGGCCTGAAGCTGACAGACCCGGACCCTACAGAGCCGGAGTGGGACGACTGTACAGGCGTCTCCGGCTCTCCGGACCGCACAGCTTCGAGTAACACATTCGCCTTCTTGCTCTTTTTGGCATATATGTTTACTGTGTAA